CGAAAGTGCCACGCGTACAACTGGACACCCGATACAGTTCGGCCGACCGCGGAACCACCGCGGTCGGCCGAACTCGGTTCGGTGGTGGCCTCGCCGCCCCGGACCGTCCCGGGCCGGCTGACCGTAATCCTCTGTTCCCAGGTCAGCCGGCCCCCCTGCCTAGCGGGTGGTCACATGCCAGACCACCGCCGCGGCCAGCGCGCCCGCGCCATTGACCGCCCAATGCAAGGCGATGGGTGCGAGCAGGCTGCCGCTGCGCCGCCGGAGCCAGGTGAACACCACGCCCGCGCCGGCGGTCGCCAGCACCGCCAGCCCGATGCCGAGGATCTGCCCGGCGGGTCCGCCGCCCAGGAATCCGCTCAGCCCCTTGTTACCGCTGGTCAATCCGAGTGACGAGGCGATGTGCCAGAGCCCGAAAAGCAGTGAGCCGGCGGCGAATACGCCGCGCGCCCCGGCCACCCGATCCAGGGTGCCGTGCAGCACGCCGCGGAAGGCGAGTTCTTCGGGGATGGCCGTCTGCAGCGGGATCACGATCATGGACGCGATGAGCGCGCCGGAGATCGCGGCATAGCGGTCGTTGAGGAAGAACGGCCGGGTGAACGGCAGTGCCGCGCCGAGCGCGACCGCGGCCAGTACCACTCCCACCGCGGCCAGCGCCCACAGTGATCCGCGCCGCCACTGCCGCGGCGACAGTCCCAGTTCCGCCCAGCCGAGTCCGCGCCGGCGGACCA
This sequence is a window from Nocardia yunnanensis. Protein-coding genes within it:
- a CDS encoding CPBP family intramembrane glutamic endopeptidase; its protein translation is MSRNDNGAVAPVSPGHRLHAYVDVAVVVVVLIGTNLIAHFTNRWASILSVPIAAVMLVALVRRRGLGWAELGLSPRQWRRGSLWALAAVGVVLAAVALGAALPFTRPFFLNDRYAAISGALIASMIVIPLQTAIPEELAFRGVLHGTLDRVAGARGVFAAGSLLFGLWHIASSLGLTSGNKGLSGFLGGGPAGQILGIGLAVLATAGAGVVFTWLRRRSGSLLAPIALHWAVNGAGALAAAVVWHVTTR